A window from Microbacterium ginsengiterrae encodes these proteins:
- a CDS encoding FtsK/SpoIIIE domain-containing protein, producing MDAESLTLPAAVEEPPRQPVPVLAALVPMAGGVVLWLITGSVFSLCFAALGPLMMGASLVDGARTRRRARRHAAERADEGWRRAEQQLRERHRRERREMWRETPDAAAALADQPLRDLHPVDESTPIVVGTGARRSVLRVSGDEGERAREFRERAGQLENAPVVAPLGRGVCIRGPLPVTSAAARALVVQLSLRHSPVQLALSGAGLETLGIAGLPHAGRPRRGAWRVAVVIGDEEAGDAPCQIRLREGGGEVPEGITTVLDVSDPSRGSLRMGTVTSEVRVECLSRPQALVVAAERVEREGAVAQLPDAVALSDLVVGEERTGLSAAIGRTDAADLVLDLVEDGPHAVVTGMTGSGKSELLVTWIASMARAHGPDEVSFVLADFKGGTAFDPLQGLPHVAAVITDLDEEGARRGVESLTAELRRREGLLAEMAVRSVAESDGRVGRLVIVVDEFAALVQEHPDLAVVFTDIAARGRALGMHLILGTQRAAGVIRDALAANCPLRVSLRVTDAADSRTVIGSDEAAELPGGAHSRGLAYVRRPQDTHPVAVRIALTGASDLRGIAASSDQAATRTSPWLPPLPRMLDLRDPTVRHDGAGAVLGLRDEPALQRQTPVLLMPGTDRGIAIIGGSGSGRSSALRLLAAQCPSALTIADDPEQAWDAITALDDGGPASSLILCDDLDRLIATFPAEHGTAFVDRLERVIRSAGDRGCTVAVTTAKVNGQIARIVDALPLRALLRTGTKMEHLAAGGDGDGFLRDRPPGRARIGADEVQLAWIADDTPRSPSTDPTAQPWAPTAGVVGVVAPGVRRVVEALRTAVLDAEVTPIAELAGEVAGASVIHPSSIRRVLVGDPDSWQRHWSLWQAIRASGEMLVLAECAAELRTLAGSRELPPYAHPHRGRAWSIVDGSPPRRVLLPQVAPR from the coding sequence ATGGACGCAGAATCCCTGACCCTTCCTGCTGCCGTCGAGGAGCCGCCGCGTCAGCCGGTGCCCGTGCTCGCCGCGCTCGTACCGATGGCGGGCGGGGTGGTGCTGTGGTTGATCACCGGGTCGGTCTTCTCACTCTGCTTCGCGGCGCTCGGTCCGCTCATGATGGGCGCTTCCCTCGTCGACGGCGCACGCACACGGCGACGGGCCCGCAGACACGCGGCGGAGCGCGCGGACGAGGGCTGGCGGAGAGCAGAACAGCAGTTGCGGGAGCGGCACCGGCGCGAACGTCGCGAGATGTGGCGGGAGACGCCGGATGCCGCGGCCGCCCTGGCCGATCAACCCCTCCGAGACCTGCACCCCGTCGACGAGTCGACGCCGATCGTCGTCGGGACCGGCGCGCGTCGCAGCGTGCTCCGGGTCAGCGGTGATGAAGGGGAGCGGGCCAGGGAGTTCCGGGAGAGGGCAGGGCAGTTGGAAAATGCGCCGGTGGTCGCCCCGCTGGGCCGAGGAGTATGCATCCGGGGTCCGCTGCCGGTGACCTCTGCGGCTGCACGCGCTCTCGTCGTGCAGTTGAGCCTTCGCCATTCGCCCGTGCAACTCGCGCTCAGCGGGGCCGGCCTGGAGACGCTGGGCATCGCAGGACTTCCCCACGCCGGACGTCCGCGGCGAGGCGCCTGGCGCGTCGCCGTCGTCATCGGCGACGAGGAGGCGGGCGATGCTCCCTGCCAGATCAGGCTGCGGGAAGGCGGCGGTGAGGTGCCGGAGGGCATCACGACCGTTCTCGATGTGTCCGACCCGTCGCGCGGCAGCCTGCGCATGGGCACCGTCACCTCCGAGGTACGAGTGGAATGCCTTTCACGACCCCAGGCACTGGTGGTCGCGGCCGAGAGGGTCGAGCGCGAGGGCGCCGTCGCTCAGCTGCCGGATGCCGTCGCCCTCTCCGACCTCGTCGTCGGGGAAGAGCGGACGGGGCTCTCCGCAGCGATCGGCCGGACGGATGCCGCCGATCTCGTTCTCGATCTCGTCGAGGACGGCCCGCATGCGGTGGTCACCGGGATGACGGGTTCGGGCAAGAGCGAACTGCTCGTCACGTGGATCGCGTCGATGGCGCGAGCCCACGGTCCCGACGAAGTGTCCTTCGTCCTGGCGGATTTCAAGGGAGGCACGGCATTCGACCCACTGCAGGGCCTTCCGCACGTCGCAGCGGTCATCACCGATCTGGACGAGGAGGGAGCCAGGCGAGGGGTGGAGAGCCTGACCGCAGAGTTGCGCCGACGCGAGGGGCTGCTCGCCGAGATGGCGGTGCGCAGCGTCGCGGAGTCGGATGGGCGCGTCGGCCGCCTGGTCATCGTCGTCGACGAATTCGCCGCTCTCGTGCAGGAACATCCCGATCTCGCCGTCGTCTTCACCGACATCGCCGCGCGGGGTCGCGCGCTGGGCATGCATCTCATCCTCGGCACGCAGCGCGCCGCCGGTGTGATCCGAGACGCTCTGGCCGCGAACTGTCCGCTCCGGGTGAGCCTGCGCGTGACCGATGCCGCGGACAGCAGGACGGTGATCGGATCCGACGAGGCGGCGGAGCTTCCGGGCGGAGCGCACTCGCGGGGGCTCGCGTACGTGCGCCGCCCCCAGGACACGCACCCCGTCGCGGTCCGCATCGCGCTCACCGGTGCATCGGATCTCCGCGGCATCGCTGCGTCCTCGGACCAGGCGGCGACGCGGACGAGCCCGTGGCTGCCGCCGTTGCCGCGAATGCTGGATCTTCGCGATCCCACAGTCCGACACGACGGTGCCGGTGCGGTATTGGGGCTGCGCGATGAGCCGGCACTCCAGCGGCAGACACCGGTCCTGTTGATGCCCGGCACGGACCGCGGCATCGCGATCATCGGGGGGAGTGGCTCCGGCAGGTCCTCCGCACTGCGGCTCCTCGCGGCCCAGTGTCCGTCCGCTCTGACGATCGCAGACGATCCCGAACAGGCATGGGATGCCATCACTGCGCTCGACGACGGCGGACCTGCATCGTCCCTCATCCTCTGCGATGACCTCGACCGGCTGATCGCGACGTTTCCTGCCGAGCACGGCACGGCGTTCGTCGATCGGCTGGAGAGAGTGATCCGCTCCGCCGGAGACAGAGGCTGCACCGTGGCGGTCACGACCGCGAAGGTGAACGGACAGATCGCCAGGATCGTTGACGCACTGCCGCTCAGGGCACTGTTGCGCACCGGGACGAAGATGGAGCATCTCGCCGCCGGCGGAGACGGTGACGGATTCCTCCGCGATCGCCCGCCCGGTCGCGCACGCATCGGTGCCGATGAAGTGCAGCTGGCGTGGATTGCTGACGACACTCCTCGTTCGCCGAGCACGGACCCGACCGCCCAGCCGTGGGCGCCGACCGCAGGCGTCGTCGGGGTCGTCGCGCCCGGTGTCCGCCGCGTCGTCGAGGCGTTGCGCACTGCCGTCCTGGATGCTGAGGTGACGCCGATCGCCGAGCTCGCAGGGGAGGTCGCCGGTGCGTCGGTGATCCACCCCTCATCGATCCGGCGCGTGCTCGTCGGCGATCCGGACAGCTGGCAGCGGCACTGGTCGCTGTGGCAGGCGATCCGCGCATCCGGCGAGATGCTCGTCCTCGCCGAATGCGCAGCCGAGCTCAGGACGCTGGCTGGAAGCCGCGAATTGCCGCCCTATGCGCACCCCCACCGCGGACGTGCATGGAGCATCGTCGACGGCTCTCCGCCGCGGCGGGTGCTCCTGCCGCAGGTCGCACCGCGATGA
- the ald gene encoding alanine dehydrogenase, whose product MRISVPTEIKNNEYRVALTPSGVHDLVAAGHEVFVQSGAGAGSSMPDAEYADAGATLLDDPAEVWACAELLLKVKEPIAEEYAHFRDDLTLFTYLHLAADRPLTDELVRSGITAIAYETVQLPNGSLPLLAPMSEVAGRLAPLVGANTLMRSNGGLGLLMSGVPGTRPATVTVIGGGVAGANAAVIASGMGADVTVFDTNIPRLRMLDDHFAGRVKTAASNPLDLRRAVLASDLVIGSVLIPGARAPKLVTNEMVQQMRPGSVLVDIAVDQGGCFEDTRPTTHAEPTFAVHDTVFYCVANMPGAVPNTSTSALTNATLPYVRKIAARGWRDALGADDALAGGLNVAAGAVVNEGVAVAHDLDAQPLSAVL is encoded by the coding sequence ATGAGGATCAGTGTCCCCACCGAGATCAAGAACAACGAGTACCGTGTCGCCCTGACTCCTTCCGGAGTCCACGACCTGGTCGCCGCGGGCCATGAGGTGTTCGTGCAGTCCGGCGCCGGTGCCGGGTCATCCATGCCGGATGCCGAGTACGCGGATGCCGGCGCCACTCTGCTGGACGACCCGGCCGAGGTGTGGGCATGCGCCGAGCTGCTCCTCAAGGTCAAGGAGCCGATCGCCGAGGAGTACGCCCACTTCCGCGACGATCTCACGCTGTTCACCTATCTCCACCTGGCCGCCGACCGGCCCCTCACGGACGAACTCGTCCGCAGCGGCATCACGGCGATCGCGTACGAGACCGTGCAGCTGCCCAACGGCAGCCTGCCACTCCTCGCCCCCATGAGCGAGGTCGCCGGCCGGCTCGCCCCGCTGGTGGGTGCGAACACGCTCATGCGATCCAACGGCGGTCTCGGTCTTCTCATGTCGGGCGTCCCGGGCACGCGCCCTGCCACCGTCACCGTCATCGGCGGAGGTGTGGCCGGCGCGAACGCCGCCGTCATCGCCAGCGGCATGGGAGCCGACGTCACCGTCTTCGACACGAACATCCCCCGGCTGCGGATGCTGGACGACCACTTCGCCGGTCGGGTGAAGACCGCCGCCTCCAACCCTCTCGATCTGCGCCGAGCGGTTCTCGCGTCGGATCTCGTCATCGGATCCGTGCTCATTCCCGGCGCCCGTGCTCCGAAGCTCGTCACGAACGAGATGGTTCAGCAGATGCGTCCGGGGAGCGTCCTCGTCGACATCGCCGTCGACCAGGGTGGATGCTTCGAGGACACGCGCCCGACCACGCATGCCGAGCCCACCTTCGCCGTCCACGACACGGTGTTCTACTGCGTGGCCAACATGCCGGGCGCCGTGCCGAACACGTCGACCTCTGCGCTCACCAACGCCACGCTTCCGTACGTGCGGAAGATCGCCGCACGCGGTTGGCGCGACGCGCTCGGCGCGGACGACGCCCTGGCCGGTGGGCTCAACGTGGCGGCAGGGGCCGTGGTGAATGAGGGGGTCGCCGTCGCGCACGATCTCGACGCGCAGCCCCTGTCCGCCGTGCTCTGA
- a CDS encoding asparaginase, with product MLETLTVADAVELAVIERSGFVESRHAGAAVVISPDGEVVRTLGNADALILPRSSLKPLQAVACITAGADLSGAQLALSTASHAGTDRHADTVRDVLAGGGLTEDALACPPAWPNDTAARDELVREHGQPTRIRMNCSGKHAAMLRACVATGWSTDGYLEQTHPLQIHIRDVVERLTGEKIAHTSVDGCGAPVHAITLTGLARGIHRIGTASERSPFALHRVAGTLVRAVKENPWTIEGPGRPDTIAIETLGVFAKGGAEGIMVMVAPNGATVAVKMLDGASRASTIVAATLLAQAGALSEADVASLASALPLAVLGGGNDVGKIRPGAGI from the coding sequence GTGCTGGAGACTCTGACCGTTGCGGATGCTGTTGAACTCGCTGTGATCGAGCGGAGCGGATTCGTCGAATCCCGCCACGCCGGAGCGGCTGTCGTGATCTCACCGGACGGAGAGGTCGTGCGCACCCTCGGGAATGCGGACGCGCTGATCCTCCCCCGCTCGAGCCTGAAGCCGCTGCAGGCTGTCGCGTGCATCACGGCCGGAGCCGACCTCAGCGGCGCGCAGCTCGCACTGTCGACCGCGAGCCACGCCGGCACCGATCGACACGCCGACACCGTCCGTGACGTGCTCGCCGGAGGCGGCCTCACCGAAGACGCGCTCGCCTGTCCCCCGGCCTGGCCGAACGACACCGCTGCGCGCGATGAACTCGTCCGCGAACACGGTCAGCCGACCCGGATCCGGATGAACTGCTCCGGCAAGCATGCGGCGATGCTGCGCGCGTGCGTCGCGACGGGATGGTCGACGGACGGCTACCTCGAGCAGACGCATCCGCTGCAGATCCACATCCGCGACGTCGTCGAACGACTCACCGGCGAGAAGATCGCCCACACGTCCGTCGACGGGTGCGGCGCCCCCGTGCACGCGATCACCCTCACCGGCCTCGCGCGCGGAATCCATCGCATCGGAACGGCCTCCGAGCGTTCCCCCTTCGCCCTCCATCGCGTCGCCGGCACCCTCGTGCGGGCCGTGAAGGAGAACCCCTGGACGATCGAAGGCCCCGGCCGTCCCGACACGATCGCCATCGAGACCCTCGGCGTCTTCGCCAAGGGCGGTGCCGAGGGGATCATGGTCATGGTCGCCCCCAACGGTGCGACGGTCGCGGTGAAGATGCTCGACGGCGCATCGCGCGCGTCGACCATCGTCGCTGCGACCCTGCTGGCCCAGGCCGGCGCACTGAGCGAAGCCGATGTGGCGTCGCTCGCCTCCGCACTTCCCCTGGCCGTCCTCGGCGGGGGGAACGACGTCGGGAAGATCCGTCCCGGCGCCGGTATCTGA
- a CDS encoding OsmC family protein yields the protein MRIGEHHYALTATWEGDRGTGTSGYRDYARDVRLSVEGKPDVLASADKPFRGDPTRWNPEDLLLAALSECHLLSYLHACVTAGVVVVSYRDRATGTMIEDGRSGGAFSDVLLRPEVVVAEASMIEPAQRAHEEAHRMCFIANSVNFPVRHEAVVTAARAEGPA from the coding sequence ATGCGAATCGGAGAGCATCACTACGCCCTCACCGCCACCTGGGAAGGCGACCGCGGCACGGGAACGAGCGGTTACCGGGATTACGCCAGGGACGTGCGTCTCTCCGTGGAAGGCAAGCCGGATGTGCTGGCCTCCGCTGACAAGCCGTTCCGAGGCGATCCGACGCGGTGGAACCCGGAGGATCTGCTCCTGGCGGCACTGTCCGAATGCCACCTGCTGTCGTATCTGCACGCCTGCGTCACCGCCGGCGTCGTGGTGGTGTCCTACCGCGACAGGGCCACCGGCACGATGATCGAGGACGGGCGAAGCGGAGGCGCGTTCTCCGACGTGCTGCTGCGTCCGGAGGTCGTCGTGGCCGAGGCGTCGATGATCGAGCCGGCGCAGCGCGCTCACGAGGAGGCGCACCGGATGTGCTTCATCGCGAACTCGGTCAACTTCCCCGTGCGGCACGAGGCGGTCGTCACCGCCGCTCGTGCGGAAGGACCTGCTTGA
- a CDS encoding lysophospholipid acyltransferase family protein, with product MTSAQSGSPESTPETPAAESPDETTIPRRAGFAYALGRAVITPLARLIYRPRVEGRDKVPTEGAVIFASNHLSFIDSIAIPVAAPRPVHFLAKSSYFEGHGFSGKVKKSFFESIGAIPVRRGAGQAALDALDQQRQLLDEGLAVALYPEGTRSTDGRLYKGRTGVAFLALQTGAPVVPVGLIGTDKVMPRGAKVPSLKERITVRFGDPIDVTVHGPATSGRARRLATDQIMAAIHALSEQELAGVYNEPPAQTPIEKIKQVLPHERR from the coding sequence ATGACCTCTGCGCAGTCCGGTTCCCCTGAGTCGACACCTGAGACACCCGCCGCAGAGTCTCCCGATGAGACCACCATCCCCCGCCGTGCGGGCTTCGCCTATGCGCTGGGCCGGGCTGTCATCACTCCGCTCGCCCGCCTGATCTATCGCCCGAGGGTGGAGGGTCGGGACAAGGTCCCCACCGAGGGCGCCGTGATCTTCGCGAGCAATCACCTGTCCTTCATCGACTCGATCGCCATCCCGGTCGCCGCTCCTCGCCCCGTGCACTTCCTCGCGAAGTCGTCGTACTTCGAAGGTCACGGCTTCTCCGGGAAGGTGAAGAAGTCGTTCTTCGAGTCCATCGGCGCAATCCCCGTCCGACGCGGCGCAGGGCAGGCCGCGCTGGACGCGCTGGACCAGCAGCGCCAGCTGCTCGATGAGGGCCTCGCCGTCGCCCTCTATCCCGAGGGCACGCGGTCGACGGACGGGCGGCTGTACAAGGGCCGCACCGGCGTGGCCTTCCTCGCCCTTCAGACCGGTGCACCGGTCGTGCCCGTCGGGCTCATCGGGACGGACAAGGTCATGCCCAGGGGCGCCAAGGTGCCCTCCCTGAAGGAGCGCATCACCGTGCGGTTCGGCGATCCCATCGACGTCACGGTGCACGGCCCTGCCACGAGCGGCCGTGCCCGCCGTCTCGCGACCGACCAGATCATGGCTGCGATCCACGCACTGAGCGAGCAGGAGCTCGCCGGTGTCTACAACGAACCCCCGGCTCAGACGCCGATCGAGAAGATCAAGCAGGTCCTTCCGCACGAGCGGCGGTGA
- a CDS encoding FKBP-type peptidyl-prolyl cis-trans isomerase: MRTRSLIALSTITAAALLLAGCSSSDGDDTGETDAASGDLCSATVASGPAAEGVDVDGEFGTASTATFELGEQVDAAQRTVLTEGDGAAIADGDYVSYALSAFDGETGDRLGDAGYEAGELLPVQLTAEAPMGQLIGCATVGSRLSVVFPTSADAAAQYYIVDVLDVVPTAAWGEEQEPVDGMPSVTLADDGEPTVEIPEGDAPEELEISVLKEGDGIAVEDGDTTLLQYYGVDWETGESFDSSWANGAPISIDGNTYVPGFVEALAGQKVGSQVLVVIPPALGYGEEGTSEHELAGKTLVFVIDILATVHPAAA, from the coding sequence GTGCGCACACGTTCGCTCATCGCCCTGTCCACCATCACCGCCGCGGCCCTGCTGCTCGCCGGGTGCTCGAGCTCGGATGGCGACGACACCGGCGAGACCGACGCCGCTTCGGGTGACCTCTGCTCCGCCACGGTCGCATCCGGCCCGGCTGCCGAGGGCGTCGATGTCGACGGTGAGTTCGGCACGGCGTCGACGGCGACATTCGAACTCGGCGAGCAGGTGGATGCCGCACAGCGCACCGTTCTCACCGAGGGCGACGGTGCCGCCATCGCCGACGGCGACTACGTCAGCTACGCCCTCAGCGCGTTCGACGGCGAGACCGGCGACCGCCTCGGGGACGCCGGATACGAGGCGGGCGAACTGCTGCCGGTCCAGCTCACCGCCGAGGCCCCGATGGGGCAGCTCATCGGTTGCGCCACGGTCGGGTCACGCTTGTCCGTCGTCTTCCCCACGAGCGCGGACGCCGCAGCCCAGTACTACATCGTCGACGTCCTCGACGTCGTCCCCACGGCGGCGTGGGGCGAGGAGCAGGAGCCGGTGGACGGCATGCCTTCGGTCACGCTCGCCGACGACGGAGAGCCGACCGTCGAGATCCCCGAGGGCGACGCACCGGAGGAGCTGGAGATCAGCGTCCTCAAGGAGGGCGACGGCATCGCTGTCGAGGACGGCGACACGACCCTCCTGCAGTACTACGGAGTGGACTGGGAGACCGGTGAGAGCTTCGATTCCTCGTGGGCCAACGGCGCACCGATCTCGATCGACGGCAACACGTATGTCCCCGGCTTCGTGGAGGCGCTGGCGGGTCAGAAGGTCGGCTCCCAGGTCCTCGTCGTCATCCCGCCGGCGCTCGGATACGGCGAGGAGGGAACGAGCGAGCACGAACTCGCCGGGAAGACCCTCGTGTTCGTCATCGACATCCTCGCCACGGTGCACCCCGCCGCCGCATAA
- the dxr gene encoding 1-deoxy-D-xylulose-5-phosphate reductoisomerase: MRRIIVLGSTGSIGTQALDVIRANPRRFELVGLSAGSNAEVLARQAEEFRIEDTALGAEESEQLVRDVEADVVLNAITGSIGLGSTLAALRAGRTLALANKESLIVGGELVKSAAAEGQIVPVDSEHSALAQALRSGTHDEIRRLVVTASGGPFRGRTREQMGDITPAEALAHPTWDMGRVVTTNSATLVNKGLEVIEAHLLFDVDYDDIQVVVHPQSIVHSMVEFIDGSTIAQASPPDMRLPISLALDWPHRIGGVGRPLDWTQATSWDFEPLDDEAFPAVALAKSVGRAGRTFPAVFNAANEQAVDAFHEGRLPFLGIVDTIARVVDAHEAPDQLTVETLSDAETWARTTADRLIAQQ, encoded by the coding sequence ATGCGTCGCATCATCGTCCTCGGCTCCACCGGTTCCATCGGCACACAGGCGCTGGACGTGATCCGCGCCAACCCGCGCAGGTTCGAACTCGTCGGACTCTCCGCCGGGAGCAACGCCGAAGTCCTCGCGCGTCAGGCGGAAGAGTTCCGGATCGAGGACACCGCGCTCGGTGCCGAGGAATCGGAGCAGCTCGTCCGCGACGTCGAGGCCGACGTCGTGCTCAACGCCATCACCGGCTCGATCGGTCTCGGTTCCACGCTCGCGGCGCTCAGGGCAGGCCGTACCCTGGCGCTCGCGAACAAGGAATCTCTGATCGTCGGCGGCGAGCTCGTGAAGTCCGCCGCCGCGGAGGGACAGATCGTCCCGGTCGACTCAGAGCACTCCGCTCTCGCTCAGGCGCTGCGCTCGGGAACCCATGATGAGATCCGACGGCTCGTCGTCACGGCATCCGGTGGCCCGTTCCGCGGCCGCACGCGCGAGCAGATGGGCGACATCACACCCGCTGAAGCCCTTGCCCACCCCACCTGGGACATGGGACGGGTCGTGACGACGAACTCCGCGACGCTCGTGAACAAGGGGCTCGAGGTCATCGAGGCCCACTTGCTGTTCGACGTGGACTACGACGACATCCAGGTGGTCGTGCATCCGCAGTCGATCGTGCACTCGATGGTCGAGTTCATCGACGGCTCCACCATCGCTCAGGCATCGCCGCCCGACATGCGGCTTCCGATCTCGCTCGCCCTCGACTGGCCGCACCGCATCGGCGGAGTCGGCAGGCCGCTGGACTGGACTCAGGCGACCAGCTGGGACTTCGAGCCGCTCGATGACGAGGCGTTCCCCGCCGTGGCGTTGGCCAAGAGCGTCGGGCGGGCCGGGCGCACGTTCCCTGCCGTGTTCAACGCCGCCAACGAGCAGGCCGTCGACGCCTTCCACGAGGGACGGCTGCCGTTCCTCGGCATCGTCGACACCATCGCGCGCGTCGTGGATGCCCACGAAGCGCCCGATCAGCTCACGGTGGAGACGCTGTCGGATGCCGAGACCTGGGCACGGACGACTGCCGATCGGCTGATCGCCCAGCAGTAG
- a CDS encoding Mur ligase family protein produces MSTQPSLPPVLRPDAPPQRALADLAARFATATRGTVEGVTLSGITLATADLRAGEVFVAIRGVNQHGAVFASTAAEKGAVAIVTDADGAEIAEDAGLPIVIVDDPRGILGALSAWVYGTGADDDLPLLFGTTGTNGKTSVTHLLEGILRQIGVVAGLSSTAERHIAGEMVISRLTTPEASETHALLALMRERDVEAVAVEVSAQALSRRRVDGIVFDVAGFTNLSHDHLDDYADMTEYFEAKLPLFLPDRSRRAVVSLDSPYGADVVSAAKVPVVTVGTPAIAADAEAATRADWVVTIDEETQRGTRFTMSGPSGRTLTTVVPVIGPHMAANAALAIVMLLEGGYTWDRISQALDRDGRIEAYLPGRTELVSGERGPAVYVDFGHTPDAFVKTLAAVRRVTPGRTLMLFGADGDRDATKRHDMGSTAVLGSDILVITDHHPRFEDPTSIRATLIEGARRARPDAEIHEFSPPEEAIAAAVGMVGDGDAILWAGPGHQDYRDIRGVRTPYSARELARRALRDAGWPVPEPHWPVPYDD; encoded by the coding sequence ATGTCGACTCAGCCCAGCCTCCCTCCTGTGCTCCGCCCTGACGCCCCGCCACAGCGGGCTCTCGCGGACCTCGCCGCTCGATTCGCCACCGCCACCCGCGGGACGGTCGAGGGCGTCACCCTGTCCGGAATCACCCTCGCGACCGCCGACCTCCGCGCCGGCGAGGTGTTCGTCGCCATCCGTGGGGTCAACCAGCACGGCGCGGTCTTCGCGTCGACCGCGGCGGAGAAGGGCGCTGTCGCGATCGTCACCGACGCCGACGGCGCCGAGATCGCCGAGGATGCCGGACTGCCGATCGTGATCGTCGATGACCCTCGTGGCATCCTCGGCGCCCTCAGCGCATGGGTGTACGGCACGGGGGCCGACGACGATCTGCCGCTTTTGTTCGGCACGACCGGCACCAACGGGAAGACGAGCGTCACCCATCTGCTCGAGGGCATCCTCCGTCAGATCGGGGTCGTCGCCGGCCTGTCCTCCACGGCCGAACGTCACATCGCAGGCGAGATGGTCATCTCCCGGCTCACGACGCCCGAGGCATCCGAGACCCACGCTCTTCTCGCACTGATGCGCGAGCGTGACGTCGAGGCCGTCGCCGTCGAGGTGAGCGCGCAGGCACTCTCCCGCCGCCGCGTCGACGGCATCGTGTTCGACGTCGCCGGCTTCACCAATCTCTCGCACGACCACCTCGACGACTACGCCGACATGACGGAGTACTTCGAGGCGAAGCTTCCGCTGTTCCTGCCGGATCGCTCCCGCCGTGCCGTCGTCTCGCTCGACTCGCCCTACGGCGCCGACGTCGTGTCGGCCGCCAAGGTACCCGTCGTCACGGTCGGCACTCCGGCCATCGCCGCCGACGCCGAAGCGGCGACGCGCGCCGACTGGGTCGTGACGATCGACGAGGAGACCCAGCGCGGCACGCGATTCACGATGTCGGGACCCTCGGGACGCACCCTGACCACCGTCGTGCCGGTGATCGGCCCGCACATGGCGGCGAACGCCGCACTTGCGATCGTCATGCTGCTCGAAGGCGGATACACCTGGGATCGCATCTCCCAGGCACTCGACCGGGACGGCCGCATCGAGGCATATCTGCCGGGGCGCACAGAGCTGGTCTCCGGCGAGCGAGGCCCCGCCGTGTACGTCGATTTCGGACACACGCCCGACGCCTTCGTCAAGACGCTCGCGGCGGTCCGCCGCGTGACCCCTGGTCGCACGCTCATGCTCTTCGGCGCGGACGGCGACCGGGATGCGACCAAGCGGCACGACATGGGGAGCACAGCGGTGCTCGGCAGCGACATCCTCGTCATCACCGATCATCATCCCCGCTTCGAGGATCCGACCTCGATCCGAGCGACGCTGATCGAGGGAGCGCGCAGGGCGCGTCCGGATGCCGAGATCCACGAGTTCTCCCCGCCGGAGGAGGCGATCGCCGCCGCCGTCGGCATGGTGGGTGACGGCGACGCCATTCTGTGGGCAGGTCCAGGGCATCAGGACTACCGTGACATCCGCGGGGTGCGCACGCCGTACTCGGCGAGGGAACTGGCCCGTCGTGCACTGCGCGACGCCGGCTGGCCCGTCCCCGAGCCGCACTGGCCAGTGCCCTACGACGACTGA
- a CDS encoding YcnI family protein: MSTTRSTRRGVTIAALAAALVVAAPAAAQAHVGVSPDVLTPEGSAVLTFSFTHGCENAPTTALRITMPEGLTSVAPTVDAMWDVAVERADNGLVSAVTYTATSPVPHDLRGAVTMAVRLGEDAPSTLAFPVAQTCTEGVNEWVEIAEEGEDPHDLESPAPVVTVASEASDGDHAEHSEDHSDAGGHAAEDSAHANDAAPTPVIATVLGAGGLAAGVAALIVALRARRRSDG, from the coding sequence ATGTCCACCACCCGTTCCACCCGTCGCGGCGTCACGATCGCCGCTCTCGCCGCTGCCCTCGTCGTGGCCGCCCCTGCGGCCGCGCAGGCTCACGTCGGTGTGAGTCCCGACGTCCTCACCCCCGAGGGGTCAGCGGTGCTGACCTTCTCGTTCACACACGGCTGTGAGAACGCCCCCACCACGGCGCTGCGCATCACGATGCCGGAGGGGTTGACGTCCGTGGCGCCCACCGTCGACGCCATGTGGGACGTCGCCGTCGAGCGCGCCGACAACGGTCTCGTCTCGGCGGTGACGTACACGGCCACCTCCCCCGTTCCGCATGACCTCCGCGGGGCGGTGACCATGGCGGTGCGCCTCGGGGAGGACGCCCCGTCGACGCTCGCCTTCCCGGTCGCGCAGACGTGCACGGAGGGCGTCAATGAATGGGTCGAGATCGCCGAGGAGGGCGAGGACCCGCATGATCTCGAATCGCCCGCGCCCGTCGTGACCGTCGCGTCCGAGGCCTCGGATGGCGATCACGCCGAGCACTCGGAGGATCATTCCGATGCGGGCGGCCACGCCGCTGAGGATTCGGCGCACGCGAACGACGCCGCCCCGACGCCCGTCATCGCGACGGTGCTGGGAGCCGGAGGCCTCGCGGCAGGAGTGGCGGCCCTCATCGTCGCTCTGCGAGCGCGTCGCCGCAGCGACGGCTGA